The nucleotide sequence AAGGCTTGCTCCTTCCCCGGCACCCTCCCAAGCTCAAGACCACTTTCCCTGGGGTTCTTGCCCTAGGGGAAGGGTTCAACCTGCTGCCTGGGCTTGAGGTGAAGGCGCCCGACGAGGTGTGGGTAGCGGACCTGAGCTACGTGGTCCTGGGGGAAGGGACGGCTTACCTGGCGGTGGTGATGGACCTTTACACCCGCCGGGTGCTGGGGTTGTCCTTGGGGCGGAGGCTGTCCCAGGGACTGGCCTTGGCGGCCTTGGAGCAGGCCTTGCGGGAGGGGGTGCCGCGGGTCCATCACTCGGACCAGGGGGGTGCAGTACACCTCCAGGCGGTACGTGGAGCGATGGGTAGGGCTTGGGGTAAGGCTGAGCTGTGCGGAGAGGGGGAGGCCATGGGAGAACGGGCATGCGGAGCGGTGGATCAGGACCATAAAGGAAGAGTGGGTGGACTTGCGGGAGTACCGAACCCTAGAGGAGGTACGGGCATCGGTGGAGACCTTTGTTTTTGAGGTGTACAACCGCAAGCGCCCCCATTCTGCCTTGGGGTATTTGACGCCTGTAGCCTTTGCGGAGCGTTGCTTGAACGGAGGTGAAAATCTGACTAAACTGGCTGGTGGAGTGGTCCAAATTTAGGGTAGCAGTACACATCCTAGCGAATAGGGTCATGGGGAGTTCTTATGGGGTGAGGTGGGGGGCTTTTGCGACAGTCTCTTATTCAGGAATTACGGCTGTAGCTTCGATTTCCAACCGAGCCTCAGGCTCCACAAGGCTGACCACTTGCACGACAGACATGGGCGGGTAGTAATTGCCTATCACCTCTCGGTAAATCGCCCCCAACTCCCTCAAAGAGCGCATGTATTCCTCCCGGTCTACCACATACCACGTGAGGCGGGCCAGATGCTCTGGGCGTGCCCCTGCATATTCAAGAAGCTCCACGATATTTTCCAGGGCCTGCCGGGCTTGACCTAGAAAGTCTTTGCTTTTGAAGTGCCCTTCCCTGTCCCAACCTACAACGCCTGCCAAGAACACCAGCTGGCCTTTGGCCACGAGGCCGTAGGAGTAACCCCTTGGCTTGGTCCAGTGGGGGGGGTGCAAGATCCTCATGGGCTAGGGGGCTGAGAAAGCTTTTGCCGAAGACGGAAACGCTGGACCTTGCCCGTAAGGGTCCGGGGAAGCTCGCTGCAAAACTCCACTACCCGGGGGTATTTGTAGGGGGCGATGCGTTGCTTAACAAACTCTTGGATCTCAGCTGCCAGGGCTTCCCCAGGCTCCCACCCTGGACGGAGGACAACATAGGCCTTCACCACCTGCCCCCGTTCTGGGTGCGGCTCACCCACCACTGCACATTCCGCCACCGCCGGATGGTCCAGCACCGCCTCCTCTACTTCCAGGGGAGAAACATTGTATCCTGCAGTGACGATGATGTCGTCCACCCTACCCTGGTAGTAGAAGTACCCCTCCTCGTCCTTTACGCAAGCGTCGCCTGTGAGGTTCCAGCCCCAGCGGACGTACTCCTTCTGCCTTTCTGGGTCATCCAAATAACGGCACCCTGTAGGACCCTTCACCGCTAAAAGGCCCAGCTCTCCAGGAGCCACCTCGTTACCTTCCTCGTTTAGGAGTGTGGCTCGGTATCCGGGGACCGGCCTACCTAAGCTGCCCTCTTTAAGGGTCTCCTCCGTGTGGGAGACGAAGATGTGGAGCATCTCTGTAGAGCCAATCCCATCTATGATCTCCAAGCCCGTAGCTTCTCGCCATGCTCTCCGGGTAGCTACCGGCAAGGCCTCTCCCGCCGAAACGCACCGGCGTAGCCGGCCAGGCCTGCCTTTGGCTTGGGAAGCCATGGCGCGATAGGCCGTGGGGGAGGTGAAGCAAACCGTGGCATCGAAATTCCCTATGGCCTCTAGCAAGATATCCGGCGTAGCCCTCTCTAGGAGAACGCTGGAGGCTCCCACCCGAAAGGGGAAGACCACCAACCCCCCCAGACCATAAGTGAAGGCGATGGGGGGGCTGCCAATGAATACATCCGTCTCCACAGGACGGAGGATGTGTCGGGAGAAGGTGTCGCAGATGGCGAGGACGTCCCGGTGAAAGTGCACACACCCCTTAGGCTTCCCTGTGGTCCCGGAGGTAAAGGCGATGAGCACAGGGTCGTCGCTGGCCGTTTCCAAGGTAGGGAAAGCCTCGCGTTTGGAGGTCATGAGGGTTTCCAGTCCCTCCTGGTCGTTTCCCCCAAAGTAGAGGACATGGCGGAGGCTGGGACAAGCTGGCAGGGCAGCCTCTAGCTCTGCCGCCAGCCTGTGATCGCACAAGGCATGGCTAATCTGGGCCTTGTTAACAATCTCCGTAAGTTCCTTAGCCCTGAGAAGGGGCATGGTGGTCACCACGATCCCACCGGCTTTGACCACCCCGAACCAAGCCGCCACCAAAAGGGGGTGGTTAAACCCGCGGAGAAGGACCCTGTTCCCCGGGATTAGCCCCAAGTCTTCCACAAGAACCCAGGCTATCTGGTTGGCCGCCCGCCACAGGTCCTGGTAGGTCCAGGTGGAAGCTGGGGAACGCAGGGCTACCCGGTCTCCCTCCCCCTTCACGACCCAATCGTCCAGAAGAGGCCCAGCGCAGTTGAGGCGAGGGGGGTATGCCAGTTCAGGAAGCTCAAATACCAGTTCGGGCCAAGATTCTTGAGGAGGTAACCTGTCTAGCACAAAGGTGTCCTTGTGCGCGGAAAAACCGACCCTCATCTCACACCCACCTCCTCTCCCCTTTCCCTTAGTATCTCACGGGCAACGATGAGCCGTTGCACCTCGCTGGCTCCTTCGTAGATCCTGAGGGGCCGGATCTCCCTGTACAGGGCCTCCAAAACCCCTCCCTTCCGGACTCCTTCCCCTCCCATAAGTTGCACCGCTGCGTCCACAATGGCCTGGGCCCTCTCCGTAGCGTAAAGCTTGGCCATCGCCACTTCCCGAGTGGCCCGGTGTCCCCGGTCCTTGAGCCAAGCAGCCCGGTAGGTGAGGAGGGCAGAAGCCTCCAGCTCTGTGGCTATATCGCCTAACTTGGTCCGGGTAGCTTGCATGCGAGCCAAGGTGGTACCAAACATCTTTCGGTCCAAGGCGTACTGTAGCGCCTCATCTAAGGCCCGTTTAGCGAACCCAAGGGCCGCCGCTGCCACTGTAACCCGGAATATATCCAAGGTTTCCATCGCGATGCGCAACCCCTGCCCGGGGGATCCCAAGAGCTTGGACCGGGGGATGCGGCATCCCCGGAAGACAAGCTTGGCTAAAGGGTGGGGGGCCACCACCTCCACCTGTTCCACCGCCAAACCTTCCGTGCCTGCATCCACCAGAAAGGCGCTGATCCCTTGGCCTCCCGCCCCAGGCTCCAAACGAGCAAAGACCACATAAAAATCCGCGATTCCCCCGTTGGAAACCCAAGCCTTTTCCCCTTCCAGGACAAAAGCCTCGCCGTCCAGATAGGCCCGGCAGGTTAGGGCAGCGGCATCAGACCCTGCTCCGGGCTCCGAAAGGGCGAAGGCCGCCACCGCCTCCCCTGCTGCTACCCGAGGAAGGTAGCGCCTCTTCTGCTCAGGGGTGCCGTAAAGGGTTATCGGCCCTGAACCAAGGCCTTGCATGGCGAAAGCAAACTCTGCAAGACCACTATGGTAAGCTAGGACCTCCCGGATAAGGCAGACCGCCCGGACCCCTATGCCCTCCTCTACACCCCCATAGGCCTTTCCTCCTACGGTATAGGCCAGCCAGCCAGCCTGGCCCAGGCTACGGACCATTTCCCTACAGGCGGCTTCGGAAGCAGGGTGCCCATGGGGAAACTTTCCCAGGACCTCTTCTGCCCAAGCGGCCACCCTATGACACAAGTCAGCGTGGCTACCCTCAAAGAACGGCAGCTCCTTGTAATGGGCAAAAGGATCCCCCATGCTCAGTCTCCCTCAAAGGTTGGCGGTTCCTTTCTCAGGAAAGCTTGGTAAGCTCGGTAAAAGTCCCTAGTACCCATGCACAGAGCTTGGGCTTGGGCTTCGGCCTCAATGGCCTCGTCCAAACCCATGGCCCACTCCTGGTAGAGGGCCCTCTTGGTAATGCCGTGGGCGAAGACGGGCCCTCGTGCTAGCTCAAAGGCCAGGGCTCTCGCCTTAGGAAGGAGCTCCTCTGGAGGGCAGATTCGGTTGAAAAACCCCCAACGTTCGGCCTCAGAGGCTTCCAGAAAGCGACCCGTAAGCAGAAGCTCCGTGGCCCGGCCAAAACCCACAACCCTGGGCAAGAGCGCACAGGCCCCCATGTCGGAGCC is from Thermus tengchongensis and encodes:
- a CDS encoding RidA family protein; translation: MRILHPPHWTKPRGYSYGLVAKGQLVFLAGVVGWDREGHFKSKDFLGQARQALENIVELLEYAGARPEHLARLTWYVVDREEYMRSLRELGAIYREVIGNYYPPMSVVQVVSLVEPEARLEIEATAVIPE
- a CDS encoding benzoate-CoA ligase family protein; amino-acid sequence: MRVGFSAHKDTFVLDRLPPQESWPELVFELPELAYPPRLNCAGPLLDDWVVKGEGDRVALRSPASTWTYQDLWRAANQIAWVLVEDLGLIPGNRVLLRGFNHPLLVAAWFGVVKAGGIVVTTMPLLRAKELTEIVNKAQISHALCDHRLAAELEAALPACPSLRHVLYFGGNDQEGLETLMTSKREAFPTLETASDDPVLIAFTSGTTGKPKGCVHFHRDVLAICDTFSRHILRPVETDVFIGSPPIAFTYGLGGLVVFPFRVGASSVLLERATPDILLEAIGNFDATVCFTSPTAYRAMASQAKGRPGRLRRCVSAGEALPVATRRAWREATGLEIIDGIGSTEMLHIFVSHTEETLKEGSLGRPVPGYRATLLNEEGNEVAPGELGLLAVKGPTGCRYLDDPERQKEYVRWGWNLTGDACVKDEEGYFYYQGRVDDIIVTAGYNVSPLEVEEAVLDHPAVAECAVVGEPHPERGQVVKAYVVLRPGWEPGEALAAEIQEFVKQRIAPYKYPRVVEFCSELPRTLTGKVQRFRLRQKLSQPPSP
- a CDS encoding acyl-CoA dehydrogenase family protein codes for the protein MGDPFAHYKELPFFEGSHADLCHRVAAWAEEVLGKFPHGHPASEAACREMVRSLGQAGWLAYTVGGKAYGGVEEGIGVRAVCLIREVLAYHSGLAEFAFAMQGLGSGPITLYGTPEQKRRYLPRVAAGEAVAAFALSEPGAGSDAAALTCRAYLDGEAFVLEGEKAWVSNGGIADFYVVFARLEPGAGGQGISAFLVDAGTEGLAVEQVEVVAPHPLAKLVFRGCRIPRSKLLGSPGQGLRIAMETLDIFRVTVAAAALGFAKRALDEALQYALDRKMFGTTLARMQATRTKLGDIATELEASALLTYRAAWLKDRGHRATREVAMAKLYATERAQAIVDAAVQLMGGEGVRKGGVLEALYREIRPLRIYEGASEVQRLIVAREILRERGEEVGVR